A genomic segment from Bacillus cereus G9842 encodes:
- the deoB gene encoding phosphopentomutase, with the protein MNKYKRIFLVVMDSVGIGEAPDAEQFGDLGSDTIGHIAEHMNGLQMPNMVKLGLGNIREMKGISKVEKPLGYYTKMQEKSTGKDTMTGHWEIMGLYIDTPFQVFPEGFPKELLDELEEKTGRKIIGNKPASGTEILDELGQEQMETGSLIVYTSADSVLQIAAHEEVVPLDELYKICKIARELTLDEKYMVGRVIARPFVGEPGNFTRTPNRHDYALKPFGRTVMNELKDSDYDVIAIGKISDIYDGEGVTESLRTKSNMDGMDKLVDTLNMDFTGLSFLNLVDFDALFGHRRDPQGYGEALQEYDARLPEVFAKLQEDDLLLITADHGNDPIHPGTDHTREYVPLLAYSPSMKEGGQELPLRQTFADIGATVAENFGVKMPEYGTSFLNELKK; encoded by the coding sequence ATGAATAAATATAAACGTATATTCCTAGTCGTAATGGACTCTGTGGGAATCGGTGAAGCACCAGATGCTGAGCAATTTGGTGATTTGGGATCTGACACAATTGGTCACATTGCTGAACATATGAATGGTTTACAAATGCCTAACATGGTGAAATTGGGTCTTGGTAACATTCGTGAAATGAAAGGTATCTCTAAAGTAGAGAAACCACTTGGATATTACACAAAAATGCAAGAGAAATCTACTGGTAAAGATACAATGACAGGTCACTGGGAAATCATGGGCCTTTACATTGATACACCATTCCAAGTGTTCCCGGAAGGATTCCCGAAAGAATTACTTGATGAATTAGAAGAAAAAACAGGCCGTAAAATTATCGGTAATAAGCCAGCTTCTGGAACTGAAATTCTTGATGAACTTGGCCAAGAGCAAATGGAAACCGGCTCTTTAATCGTTTATACTTCTGCTGATAGCGTATTGCAAATTGCAGCACACGAAGAAGTAGTGCCACTTGATGAGTTATATAAAATCTGTAAAATTGCACGTGAATTAACATTAGATGAGAAATACATGGTAGGTCGTGTTATTGCTCGTCCATTCGTTGGTGAACCTGGAAACTTTACACGTACACCAAACCGTCATGATTATGCATTAAAACCATTCGGCCGTACAGTAATGAATGAATTAAAAGATAGTGACTACGATGTAATTGCTATCGGTAAAATCTCTGACATCTATGATGGTGAAGGGGTAACGGAATCACTTCGTACGAAGTCTAACATGGATGGAATGGATAAGCTTGTAGATACATTAAATATGGACTTTACAGGTCTTAGCTTCTTAAACTTAGTTGACTTTGATGCATTATTCGGCCACCGCCGTGATCCACAAGGATACGGAGAGGCTCTGCAAGAATATGATGCACGTCTTCCAGAAGTATTCGCAAAACTACAAGAAGATGATCTATTATTAATTACAGCAGACCACGGTAATGATCCAATTCACCCTGGTACTGACCATACACGTGAATATGTACCATTATTAGCATATAGCCCAAGTATGAAAGAAGGCGGACAAGAGTTACCACTTCGTCAAACATTTGCTGATATTGGTGCAACAGTAGCAGAAAACTTCGGTGTGAAAATGCCAGAATACGGAACAAGCTTCTTAAACGAGCTAAAGAAATAG
- a CDS encoding FixH family protein: MKKLIITLFIAMLALAGCNTNKEEPKKEQKLEAVKVAVQTNPKEIKPGEKTEVQALVTQGKEKVTDADDVKFEIWKDGDEKHEMLDGKHKGKGVYAVEKTFETDGVYHIIAHTNAREMHVMPEVKVAVGNAKVEDAKKENSDHSAGHGDHKSDTMIHLMAGDIKANAESTMKVHLKQKEEALAGAEVQLEIWKDGVEKHEFIPAKEGNKGEYETKHTFKENGAYKVKVHVRKGELHEHKEETIEVK; this comes from the coding sequence ATGAAAAAACTGATTATAACTTTATTTATCGCGATGCTAGCGTTGGCTGGCTGTAATACAAACAAAGAAGAACCGAAAAAAGAACAGAAACTTGAAGCTGTAAAAGTAGCAGTCCAAACAAATCCGAAAGAAATTAAACCAGGTGAAAAAACAGAAGTACAAGCACTTGTTACACAAGGGAAAGAAAAAGTAACGGATGCCGATGATGTAAAGTTTGAAATTTGGAAAGATGGCGACGAAAAGCACGAGATGTTAGATGGTAAGCATAAAGGAAAAGGTGTTTATGCAGTAGAGAAAACATTCGAAACGGATGGAGTATACCATATTATCGCTCACACAAATGCACGTGAAATGCACGTTATGCCGGAAGTGAAAGTTGCTGTAGGAAATGCGAAAGTAGAAGATGCGAAAAAAGAAAATAGTGATCACAGTGCAGGACATGGAGATCATAAAAGTGACACAATGATCCATCTTATGGCTGGAGACATAAAGGCAAATGCTGAATCTACAATGAAAGTTCATTTAAAGCAAAAAGAAGAAGCATTAGCTGGTGCTGAAGTACAACTAGAGATTTGGAAAGATGGTGTTGAAAAACACGAATTTATTCCAGCGAAAGAAGGGAATAAAGGAGAGTATGAAACGAAACATACTTTCAAAGAGAACGGTGCTTACAAAGTGAAAGTGCATGTAAGAAAAGGCGAATTGCATGAACATAAAGAAGAAACAATAGAAGTAAAATAA
- the xerD gene encoding site-specific tyrosine recombinase XerD: MEDQLKDFIHYMVVEKGLAKNTVVSYERDLKSYVKYLQNVEQTKTFHEVTRLHIVNFLQYLKENGKSSKTLARHIASIRSFHQFLLRERAVEHDPSVHIETPQGERKLPKVLSVDEVEALLQTPKMTSAFGIRDKAMLELLYATGLRVSELIALNLEDVHLTMGFVRCIGKGNKERIIPLGSLATEAIQKYIEKGRRELMGKKVVDALFLNHHGNRLSRQGFWKILKRLAKEANIEKELTPHTLRHSFATHLLENGADLRAVQEMLGHADISTTQIYTHVSKTRLKDVYKQFHPRA, translated from the coding sequence GTGGAAGATCAATTAAAAGATTTTATTCATTATATGGTTGTCGAAAAAGGATTAGCAAAGAATACAGTAGTATCTTATGAACGGGATTTAAAAAGCTACGTAAAGTATTTGCAAAATGTGGAACAGACGAAAACTTTTCATGAAGTGACCCGTTTACACATTGTTAACTTTTTGCAGTATTTAAAAGAAAACGGAAAATCTTCGAAAACATTGGCGCGTCATATTGCATCAATTCGTTCGTTCCACCAATTTTTACTTCGTGAACGAGCGGTAGAACACGATCCATCCGTACATATTGAAACGCCGCAAGGGGAACGGAAATTACCAAAAGTATTATCAGTTGATGAAGTAGAGGCGTTACTTCAAACACCAAAAATGACAAGTGCTTTTGGGATACGTGATAAGGCGATGCTAGAGTTACTGTATGCGACAGGACTTCGTGTTTCAGAATTGATTGCACTCAATTTAGAAGATGTACATTTAACGATGGGATTTGTTCGTTGCATAGGGAAAGGGAATAAAGAAAGAATTATTCCACTAGGAAGTTTAGCAACGGAAGCGATTCAAAAGTATATTGAAAAAGGAAGAAGAGAATTAATGGGGAAAAAAGTAGTAGATGCACTCTTTTTAAACCATCATGGTAATCGATTATCAAGACAAGGATTTTGGAAAATATTAAAACGATTAGCGAAAGAAGCAAATATTGAAAAAGAGCTTACACCTCATACGTTGCGTCACTCGTTTGCTACGCACTTATTAGAAAATGGAGCAGATTTACGTGCTGTACAAGAAATGCTTGGTCATGCAGATATTTCAACGACGCAAATCTATACGCACGTTTCAAAAACTAGATTAAAAGATGTATATAAACAGTTTCATCCAAGAGCATAG
- a CDS encoding YqzK family protein — MRRALKLTFDGIKVFLLFTSCTILFYFAILWINEEYESYHRYEKPKEETVEKVSGNEEPAKDAFVNRMMFFYENGE; from the coding sequence ATGCGCCGAGCTTTAAAATTAACTTTTGATGGAATAAAAGTATTTTTATTATTTACAAGTTGTACGATTTTGTTTTATTTCGCTATACTATGGATAAATGAAGAATATGAAAGCTATCATCGTTATGAAAAACCTAAAGAAGAGACTGTAGAAAAAGTATCAGGGAATGAAGAACCGGCAAAGGATGCTTTCGTAAATAGAATGATGTTTTTCTATGAAAATGGGGAGTAG
- the fur gene encoding ferric iron uptake transcriptional regulator: MEERIERIKKQLHAASYKLTPQREATVRVLLENEEDHLSAEDVYLLVKEKSPEIGLATVYRTLELLSELKVVDKINFGDGVSRYDLRQEGAQRFHHHLICTQCGAVQEIQEDLLGEVERKVERDWSFKVKDHRLTFHGICKNCQENETDEK, encoded by the coding sequence ATGGAAGAAAGAATTGAACGAATTAAGAAGCAATTACATGCAGCGAGCTATAAATTAACACCGCAACGTGAAGCAACAGTTCGTGTGCTGCTAGAAAATGAAGAAGATCATTTAAGCGCAGAAGATGTTTACCTCCTTGTAAAAGAAAAGTCGCCAGAGATCGGATTAGCAACCGTCTATCGAACTTTAGAACTATTATCTGAGTTAAAAGTTGTCGATAAGATTAACTTCGGAGACGGTGTTTCACGCTATGACTTACGCCAAGAAGGTGCGCAGCGTTTTCACCATCATTTGATTTGTACACAATGTGGTGCTGTACAAGAAATACAAGAAGATTTACTTGGTGAAGTGGAAAGGAAAGTAGAACGAGACTGGAGCTTTAAGGTGAAAGATCATCGTTTAACATTCCATGGGATTTGTAAAAATTGTCAAGAAAATGAAACGGATGAAAAATAA
- the spoIIM gene encoding stage II sporulation protein M: protein MSHIQENSSLYIFNAVLLLMGVIFGAILVNSLQINQKQDLSFYLQRFFGQVSKGEFAIAGEMFRESYFSQLKYIGFIWILGISIIGLPLIFILLFVKGVVVGFTVGFLVSQHGWNGLLLAFVSVLPQNLIIIPVFLIMTTIAASFSLRMIRHQFIRKITEPLLPLLIRYTCFFLVIGAVLAMACSVEAYASPVLMKEVVEAINKK, encoded by the coding sequence ATGTCTCACATACAGGAAAACTCTTCATTATATATATTTAACGCTGTTTTATTATTGATGGGAGTAATATTTGGAGCCATTCTTGTGAATAGTTTACAAATCAATCAAAAACAAGATTTATCATTTTATTTACAACGTTTTTTTGGACAAGTCTCTAAAGGAGAATTTGCCATTGCGGGCGAAATGTTTCGAGAAAGTTACTTTTCGCAATTAAAATACATCGGATTTATTTGGATTTTAGGGATTTCAATTATTGGATTACCACTTATTTTTATTTTATTATTTGTAAAAGGAGTTGTTGTTGGATTTACAGTTGGTTTTTTAGTAAGTCAGCATGGATGGAATGGACTATTATTAGCATTTGTATCTGTTTTGCCACAAAATTTAATTATCATTCCAGTCTTTCTCATTATGACAACCATTGCTGCAAGTTTTTCTTTACGGATGATTAGGCATCAATTTATTAGAAAAATAACCGAGCCACTATTACCATTATTAATCCGGTATACATGTTTCTTTCTTGTAATTGGAGCAGTATTAGCAATGGCTTGTAGTGTGGAGGCTTACGCATCACCAGTTTTAATGAAAGAAGTTGTTGAGGCTATTAATAAAAAATAA
- a CDS encoding GNAT family N-acetyltransferase: protein MKPLLLDFPTLFQTERLQVRKPFPGDGAEVYEAIQASLEDLVPWVPINAETEESAEEIVREAHGQFLLRETLDFHLYDKVSGTFIGAITLKPENWDIPKFSLHFWLHSDYTKQGYMTEAVKGAIQFAFDKLGARRIEIRTDATNINACSLAERLEFILEGTMENDFLAPDGSLRDARVYAKIN, encoded by the coding sequence TTGAAACCATTATTATTAGATTTTCCAACATTATTTCAAACTGAACGCTTACAAGTTCGTAAACCATTTCCAGGTGATGGTGCAGAAGTATATGAAGCAATCCAAGCTTCTCTAGAAGACTTAGTACCGTGGGTACCAATTAACGCTGAAACAGAAGAGAGTGCTGAAGAAATTGTTCGCGAAGCTCACGGACAGTTTTTACTTCGTGAAACACTTGATTTTCACTTATACGATAAAGTATCTGGTACATTCATCGGAGCAATTACACTAAAACCTGAAAACTGGGATATTCCAAAGTTTTCACTTCACTTCTGGTTGCATAGCGATTATACAAAACAAGGCTATATGACTGAAGCTGTTAAAGGCGCTATCCAATTCGCCTTTGATAAACTAGGCGCTAGAAGAATTGAAATTCGTACTGATGCAACAAATATAAATGCATGTAGCTTAGCAGAACGTTTAGAATTCATTCTAGAAGGTACAATGGAAAATGATTTCCTAGCACCAGACGGTAGCTTACGTGATGCACGTGTATATGCAAAAATCAATTAA
- a CDS encoding NUDIX domain-containing protein — protein MSNLTERTVKTEPIFDGRVIKVRVDDVVLPNGEMSKREIVNHPGAVAIIAITDEGKIVLVEQYRKALEKAIIEIPAGKLEPGEKPEVTAVRELEEETGYVCENMELITSFYTSPGFADEILYVYKATGLTKKENKAELDEDEFVELMEVSLEEAITLMKNLRIHDAKTMFAVQYLQLQK, from the coding sequence ATGAGTAATCTTACAGAGAGAACAGTAAAAACTGAGCCGATTTTTGATGGTAGAGTTATAAAAGTTCGTGTTGATGATGTAGTATTACCAAATGGAGAAATGAGTAAACGTGAAATTGTAAATCACCCTGGTGCAGTTGCGATTATTGCTATTACAGATGAGGGGAAAATTGTGCTTGTTGAGCAGTATCGTAAAGCGCTTGAAAAGGCGATTATAGAAATTCCAGCCGGCAAGTTAGAGCCTGGTGAAAAACCAGAGGTAACAGCAGTTCGTGAATTAGAAGAGGAAACAGGATATGTATGTGAAAATATGGAGCTTATTACTTCTTTCTATACATCTCCAGGATTCGCAGATGAAATTTTATATGTATATAAAGCGACAGGTTTGACAAAAAAAGAAAATAAAGCTGAGTTAGATGAAGATGAGTTTGTGGAATTAATGGAAGTATCGTTAGAAGAAGCGATTACTCTTATGAAAAATCTTCGTATTCATGATGCGAAGACGATGTTTGCAGTACAATATTTACAACTACAAAAATAA
- the mciZ gene encoding Z-ring formation inhibitor MciZ produces MKVYILPNRITLVGKAWQIRHKLKQYSKEYTTVQEWITANKMKH; encoded by the coding sequence ATGAAAGTTTATATTTTACCAAATCGCATCACGTTAGTCGGAAAAGCATGGCAAATTCGCCATAAGCTAAAACAATATAGCAAAGAGTATACAACTGTACAAGAGTGGATTACAGCAAATAAAATGAAACATTAA
- a CDS encoding aldo/keto reductase: MKKRQLGNSDLFVTEMGLGCMSLGTSETEAMRIVDEAIDLGINFFDTADLYDYGLNEEFVGKALKGKRDKIVLTTKVGNRWTEEKNGWSWDPSKAYIKAEVKESLRRLQTDYIDLYQLHGGTIEDPIDETIEAFEELKKEGIIRHYGISSIRPNVIREYAKRSNIVSVLMEYSLLNRRPEEWFPLLNEYQISIIARGPLAKGILTDNNARKIERVKEKDYLSYSYDELHTTLASVKETIGESSLTGTAIQYCLHNKTVAAVIPGASSLQQLQENIRASQQLPLTKEEYVQLQKIVKYDTYALHR; this comes from the coding sequence ATGAAAAAACGTCAATTAGGAAACTCAGATTTATTTGTTACAGAAATGGGCCTTGGCTGTATGTCTCTCGGTACATCTGAAACAGAGGCTATGCGTATTGTCGATGAAGCAATCGATTTAGGAATTAATTTTTTTGATACAGCAGATTTATATGATTACGGATTAAATGAAGAATTTGTTGGAAAAGCCTTGAAGGGGAAACGAGACAAAATTGTTCTTACAACGAAGGTTGGAAATCGTTGGACAGAAGAAAAAAACGGCTGGTCTTGGGACCCTTCTAAAGCTTACATAAAGGCTGAAGTAAAAGAAAGTTTACGTAGACTTCAAACTGATTATATTGACCTTTACCAACTTCATGGCGGGACGATTGAAGATCCAATAGATGAAACAATTGAAGCTTTTGAAGAATTGAAAAAAGAAGGTATTATCCGCCATTACGGTATTTCTTCTATACGTCCAAATGTAATCCGTGAATATGCAAAACGCTCAAACATCGTTAGTGTACTAATGGAATATAGCCTTTTAAATCGTCGTCCAGAAGAATGGTTCCCGCTTCTGAATGAATACCAAATTAGCATCATTGCTCGCGGACCACTTGCAAAAGGAATTTTAACTGATAACAATGCAAGAAAAATAGAAAGAGTAAAGGAAAAGGATTACCTCTCTTATTCTTACGATGAATTACATACAACTCTAGCGAGTGTAAAAGAAACGATTGGAGAAAGCTCTTTAACAGGAACAGCTATTCAATATTGCTTACATAATAAGACTGTTGCAGCTGTTATACCTGGCGCAAGCTCTCTTCAACAATTGCAGGAAAATATACGAGCTAGCCAACAGTTACCTTTAACTAAAGAAGAATATGTACAACTTCAAAAAATTGTTAAATATGACACATATGCTTTGCATCGTTAA
- a CDS encoding aldo/keto reductase, with amino-acid sequence MYIPTTTLHNGVKMPMIGLGVYKAKEGDEVKQAVKTALEVGYRSIDTATVYENESGVGEAIRESGIPREDLFITTKVWNDDQGYEETLEAFEKSLKKLQMDYVDLYLIHWPVRGKYVDTYRALEKLYEEGKVRAIGVSNFHKHHLELLLPNCKVKPMVNQVELHPMLTQFELRNHCQGEQIQMEAWSPLMRGGEVFQHPIIQAIANKYEKTPAQVILRWDIQSGIVTIPKSVTPSRIKENFTIFDFSLTEEEINQINTLNRDLHVGTNPDKYDTL; translated from the coding sequence GTGTATATTCCAACAACTACACTTCATAATGGCGTGAAAATGCCGATGATTGGTCTAGGCGTTTATAAAGCAAAAGAAGGCGACGAAGTAAAACAAGCAGTAAAAACAGCGTTAGAAGTTGGATACCGTTCGATTGATACAGCAACTGTGTATGAAAATGAAAGCGGTGTCGGAGAAGCGATTCGTGAATCAGGAATTCCAAGAGAAGACCTATTTATTACAACAAAAGTTTGGAATGACGATCAAGGATACGAGGAGACACTCGAGGCGTTTGAAAAAAGCTTAAAGAAATTACAAATGGACTATGTAGATTTATATTTAATACATTGGCCAGTAAGAGGGAAGTATGTGGATACGTACCGAGCGTTAGAAAAATTATATGAAGAAGGTAAAGTGCGTGCGATTGGTGTTTCTAATTTTCATAAACATCATTTAGAATTGTTATTACCAAATTGCAAAGTGAAGCCGATGGTGAACCAAGTAGAACTTCATCCGATGTTAACGCAATTTGAATTGCGTAATCATTGTCAAGGTGAGCAAATCCAAATGGAAGCGTGGAGTCCGTTAATGAGGGGCGGAGAAGTATTTCAGCATCCAATCATTCAGGCTATTGCTAACAAATATGAAAAAACACCTGCGCAAGTTATATTAAGATGGGATATTCAAAGCGGGATTGTTACAATTCCTAAATCTGTTACACCATCTCGTATTAAAGAAAACTTTACTATTTTTGATTTCTCACTAACTGAAGAAGAGATAAATCAAATTAACACGTTGAATCGCGATTTACATGTAGGCACAAATCCTGATAAATATGATACGTTATAA
- a CDS encoding GrpB family protein has product MRKIVVVPHENHWIEKFQMEAERLKTAMPETVKIHHIGSTSVPGLAAKPIIDMIMEVESIERVDRWNERFIELGYIVKGENGISGRRFFIHGTEEKRLYHLHVFEKGNPEIVRHLAFRDYMMAHCEEAEAYATLKKELAEKYTYDGTLYTEGKNEFVRNVDEKAKEWRENNVNK; this is encoded by the coding sequence ATGAGGAAAATTGTAGTTGTTCCGCATGAAAATCATTGGATTGAAAAATTTCAAATGGAGGCTGAAAGATTAAAAACAGCGATGCCAGAAACGGTGAAAATTCATCATATTGGAAGTACGTCAGTGCCAGGACTGGCAGCTAAACCTATTATTGATATGATCATGGAAGTAGAAAGTATTGAAAGGGTAGATAGGTGGAATGAACGATTTATAGAGCTTGGTTACATCGTAAAAGGGGAAAATGGTATTTCAGGACGCCGATTTTTTATCCATGGAACGGAAGAAAAACGTTTGTATCATTTACACGTGTTTGAAAAAGGAAATCCAGAGATAGTAAGGCATTTAGCATTTCGTGATTATATGATGGCTCATTGTGAAGAAGCAGAGGCATATGCAACCTTAAAGAAAGAATTGGCCGAAAAGTATACATATGATGGCACGTTATATACGGAAGGGAAAAATGAGTTTGTGCGCAATGTGGATGAAAAAGCGAAAGAATGGAGAGAAAATAACGTGAATAAATGA
- a CDS encoding YqkE family protein, with the protein MKKKKQRQMQRQSQVNPPKKETLTLGDQLNDSLMQQLKSKKKELQVREEEKEAAELERKRKEQKEREKNKSFEELLSESNLTWKDFK; encoded by the coding sequence ATGAAGAAAAAGAAACAAAGACAAATGCAAAGACAATCGCAAGTGAATCCACCAAAGAAAGAAACACTTACATTAGGCGATCAATTAAATGATTCACTCATGCAACAATTAAAGAGTAAGAAGAAAGAGTTGCAAGTGAGAGAAGAGGAAAAAGAGGCAGCTGAACTGGAAAGAAAGCGCAAAGAACAAAAAGAACGTGAAAAGAATAAATCATTTGAAGAACTGCTAAGTGAAAGTAACCTTACTTGGAAAGACTTTAAATAA
- a CDS encoding bifunctional metallophosphatase/5'-nucleotidase: MWKKIIPAVAVLSTITFSSVFAAPPSQNPAEQNRYIDVQMLGINDFHGQLDTVKKINNKEAGGADYLATYLKERKKQNPNTLLVHAGDIVGASPPVSALLQDEPTIEFLNDLKFDVGTIGNHEFDEGIDEMKRLIYGGYHEKTGNFKGANFPYVAANFYNKSTGRLFLPPFTVKMVDGVPVGFIGVVTTDTPNVVMPTMLKNVQITDEVEAINKSTQQLKRLGVKSIVVLAHVGGTTDESGVTNGDLTRIANETDPEVDVIFGGHSHTYVNGTVNNKLIVQANSYGTAFSDVDVTIDRKTKDIIKKKAEVVTTYHEGVEPDKQVKKKLDQYKEKIAPLVNEVVGKSTASIDRKQNDAGESTLGNLVADAQRQTMQTQIALMNPGGIRNDLDAGDITWGELYGIQPFGNQLIKVDLTGQDIRDILNQQWQKGTTRMLQISGIQYAWDANKPNGEKVTNIRLTNGEELSPSKTYSVVANAFLASGGDGFISFKNGKNAETGPNDFEALVDYVKQLKEPIQPVIDGRIQKVN, from the coding sequence ATGTGGAAAAAAATTATTCCTGCCGTTGCTGTTTTAAGCACTATTACTTTTTCAAGCGTATTTGCCGCTCCCCCATCTCAGAATCCAGCTGAACAAAACCGCTACATAGACGTACAAATGCTTGGTATTAATGATTTCCATGGACAACTAGATACTGTTAAAAAAATTAATAATAAAGAAGCTGGTGGCGCTGATTACTTAGCTACTTATTTAAAAGAACGTAAAAAACAAAACCCTAATACACTTCTCGTACATGCTGGTGATATCGTCGGAGCTAGTCCACCAGTTTCAGCATTATTACAGGATGAACCGACGATTGAATTTTTAAATGATTTAAAATTTGATGTTGGTACAATCGGAAACCATGAATTTGATGAAGGCATTGATGAAATGAAACGCCTCATTTACGGTGGATATCATGAAAAAACAGGGAATTTCAAAGGGGCTAACTTCCCCTATGTAGCTGCTAACTTCTATAACAAATCAACTGGCCGCTTATTTTTACCACCATTTACTGTAAAAATGGTAGATGGTGTTCCTGTAGGATTCATTGGTGTTGTTACAACTGATACACCAAATGTCGTTATGCCTACGATGCTTAAAAATGTACAAATTACTGATGAAGTAGAAGCAATTAATAAATCAACACAACAATTAAAACGCCTCGGCGTTAAATCTATCGTCGTTCTTGCTCATGTCGGTGGAACAACCGATGAGTCTGGGGTAACAAATGGCGACCTTACTCGAATTGCAAATGAAACAGACCCAGAAGTTGATGTTATTTTCGGTGGACATAGTCATACGTATGTAAATGGTACAGTAAATAATAAGCTAATTGTCCAAGCAAATTCTTACGGCACGGCTTTCTCAGACGTGGATGTAACAATTGATCGTAAAACAAAGGATATTATAAAGAAAAAAGCTGAAGTTGTTACAACGTATCATGAAGGTGTAGAACCTGATAAACAAGTAAAGAAAAAACTAGATCAATATAAAGAAAAAATCGCACCACTTGTAAATGAAGTGGTCGGAAAATCTACAGCATCTATCGACCGTAAACAAAATGATGCTGGTGAGTCCACTCTTGGAAATTTAGTTGCCGATGCTCAGCGTCAAACGATGCAAACTCAAATCGCCCTCATGAATCCTGGTGGCATTCGTAATGACTTAGATGCTGGTGATATTACGTGGGGTGAGTTATACGGCATTCAACCTTTTGGAAATCAATTGATTAAAGTAGATTTAACAGGTCAAGACATTCGCGATATTTTAAATCAGCAATGGCAAAAAGGAACAACAAGAATGCTTCAAATTTCAGGTATTCAATATGCGTGGGATGCAAATAAACCAAACGGTGAAAAAGTTACAAATATACGTTTAACAAACGGAGAAGAATTATCTCCATCTAAAACGTATAGCGTAGTTGCAAATGCTTTCTTAGCTTCTGGCGGTGACGGATTCATATCATTTAAAAATGGTAAAAATGCAGAAACTGGTCCAAACGACTTTGAAGCGTTAGTCGATTACGTAAAACAATTAAAAGAACCAATTCAGCCAGTTATTGATGGAAGAATCCAAAAAGTAAATTAA
- a CDS encoding ribbon-helix-helix domain-containing protein, translated as MTIGEIIDGLNRRESIAIIAKRLEISPYTLSKKLRLIGYEYDGEQKKRIFVGDGEEPRHLQLQEATALQYEKTDYQLLIYEQLQSIYELLRRREEVIAPIMSKSTEKKRRTFSINTEILARLDLISESKGIQKSKIVEEALQQFLQQYEFNKTSHFDN; from the coding sequence GTGACGATTGGAGAAATTATAGATGGTTTAAATAGGCGTGAATCCATCGCTATTATAGCAAAACGTCTTGAAATAAGCCCGTATACATTATCGAAGAAATTAAGATTGATTGGATACGAATATGATGGAGAGCAGAAGAAACGTATTTTTGTAGGAGATGGAGAAGAACCACGTCACTTACAACTCCAAGAAGCGACCGCCCTTCAATATGAGAAAACAGATTATCAATTATTAATTTATGAGCAATTACAAAGTATTTATGAATTATTAAGAAGAAGAGAAGAAGTAATTGCACCAATTATGAGTAAAAGTACAGAGAAAAAGAGACGCACCTTTTCTATTAATACAGAAATATTAGCAAGATTGGACCTTATATCAGAATCGAAAGGAATTCAAAAATCTAAAATTGTAGAAGAGGCGTTGCAACAATTTTTACAGCAATATGAATTTAACAAAACATCACATTTTGATAACTAA